In Nycticebus coucang isolate mNycCou1 chromosome 9, mNycCou1.pri, whole genome shotgun sequence, the following are encoded in one genomic region:
- the LOC128594018 gene encoding 40S ribosomal protein S3a-like — protein MKGGKKGAKKKVVDPFSKKDWYDMKAPTMFNIRNIWKTLVTRIQGTKIASDGLKGHVFEVSLTDLQNDEVAFRKLKLITEDKVMEIMTREVQTNDLKEVVNKLIPDSIGKDIEKACQSIYPLQDVFVRKVKMLKKPKFELGKLMELHGEGNK, from the exons ATGAAAGGTGGCAAGAAGGGAGCCAAGAAGAAAGTGGTTGATCCATTTTCTAAGAAAGACTGGTATGATATGAAGGCACCTACTATGTTCAATataagaaatatttggaaaacactagtcACCAGGATTCAAGGAACCAAAATTGCATCTGATGGCCTCAAAGGTCATGTGTTTGAAGTGAGTCTTACTGATCTGCAGAATGATGAAGTTGCATTTAGAAAATTGAAGCTGATTACTGAAGAT AAAGTGATGGAAATCATGACCAGAGAGGTGCAGACCAATGACTT aaaagaagttgtcaACAAATTGATTCCAGATAGCATtggaaaagacatagaaaaggcATGCCAATCTATTTATCCTCTCCAAGATGTCTttgttagaaaagtaaaaatgctgaaGAAGCCTAAGTTTGAGTTGGGAAAACTCATGGAGCTTCACGGTGAAGGTAATAAATAG